Proteins found in one Oncorhynchus mykiss isolate Arlee chromosome 3, USDA_OmykA_1.1, whole genome shotgun sequence genomic segment:
- the si:dkey-57a22.11 gene encoding uncharacterized protein si:dkey-57a22.11 isoform X1: MNMSAEGRTILSTMLPGKKPMPSKAAKNNSLTVASKIKTKILNTSSFFKVSLKTNNKALALALVAQRERSRQLEVETVHLRKQVESLNFDLAIRRFKHNQLIIILKDLQRNTLDNLERAVDLFSDENGRDVGESHFEWESHHYHGNGSRPLKGQLKVFVSQDSPEISEDRSKPPPDKKEENGQMERVAVQIPLIIAEQSRDLVSPSKQTSMSQEVVVNDRGTTSTNPFGTQSRSSESNASKDSINKMEQQVDNTLKSTQKRTSRQSSSLKDEVEKWSKIYSDAGLDPIPAVLPSVVSTTNILQPSGTDKVVHHPNSLKVETTLAHAIKTAVGEAEKTTINDTEMEITIGDSAAEIITVETKPKKAGGPKKLKVPKTKIPCLLVKVGNKNCGPTRVVENLEVKSSAVNVELPTAIQKVFSATPLHTDNPTAEGVDVEHREENFIENSDSEIESLVARRKTYVTSRITKHKKPTRESHKTTQDFPKTFDPRKTFGVPLQSKSHRSVSPDPFEDDFFNDPEAQKSVFKLAGANPLVIDATENKVTKTKGHKTFVISNFVISNEPTSRKGQKKSKERRKTKAQPVMVDHELLIETEKDPFLLPQSLIEEESHSPEGCTAYVDMDTTLHEYRESHRASRPRSTTRSSKRPTKVKGRGTFVVSVNRDSSSLNSTILDDAWAEKLACTPTTGYDSVAEEGKETVWEESIEEHLTGPHPDHCLAAGRKTTDSGVEETHASSKRPWLATQEPARNSEGQESLCVEEEMPPWEIGDPISVAAKQKPKKARRVEMAKSRMKSDSQKGYCLAPVKERKKKTKSSITKELAPGVAGNILSTLDSQSSIGVRTAAQNAEVQPVADPKVLHVFTHSATAEESCETHERLSSLEVLSPDFKVSSFKPRSNHGPKPRCRATFVIPNRFSDSTRNGKNHIVPDSLSQDDGDTNSRTSNVSLSTVETNTELPDSGEGVRQSLRELLMDDRPPWESSVDVSCSNETGFDTPASSPERVASSAHKVAVYKESAEVMAERSPVAERALKSLTNTNWTDDEDTGRARRRGAAISYKLPPINCKMRRGDKFSDTKYLSSPIFKAKKKKRRQQKDTHKPDSLENMHSVN; this comes from the exons ATGAACATGTCAGCTGAGGGAAGGACCATCCTCTCAACTATGTTACCAGGGAAGAAACCTATGCCCTCGAAGGCTGCTAAAAATAACTCCCTAACAGTGGCATCGAAGATAAAGACCAAGATTCTCA ACACATCCTCGTTCTTCAAGGTCTCCCTGAAGACTAACAACAAGGCTCTGGCTCTGGCCTTGGTGGCtcagagggagagaagcagaCAGCTTGAAGTGGAAACTGTGCACCTACGGAAACAAGTGGAGTCTCTGAATTTTGACCTGGCTATTCGCAGATTCAAGCACAACCAACTG ATTATAATCTTGAAAGACCTTCAACGCAACACTTTGGATAACTTGGAAAGGGCTGTGGACCTCTTCTCTGATGAAAAT GGAAGGGACGTTGGAGAATCTCATTTTGAATGGGAGTCCCACCATTACCACGGTAACGGCTCCCGCCCCTTAAAGGGGCAGCTGAAGGTTTTTGTCTCACAA gattCCCCTGAAATATCTGAAGACCGCAGTAAGCCACCCCCCGATAAAAAAGAGGAAAATGGTCAGATGgagag GGTAGCGGTTCAGATACCTCTTATCATAGCAGAGCAGTCCAGGGATTTGGTGTCCCCTTCAAAACAGACCAGCATGAGCCAAGAGGTTGTAGTAAATGACAGAGGAACCACGTCCACAAATCCTTTTGGGACCCAAAGTAGGTCATCAGAGTCCAATGCCAGTAAAG ACAGCATTAATAAGATGGAGCAACAAGTGGACAATACTTTGAAATCGACCCAAAAGAGAACATCCCGGCAATCCAGTAGCCTAAAAGATGAGGTGGAAAAGTGGTCAAAGATTTATTCTGACGCTGGACTTGACCCTATCCCAGCAGTCTTGCCTTCTGTTGTCTCCACAACTAATATTCTACAGCCCTCTGGTACTGATAAAGTTGTGCACCATCCAAACAGCTTAAAGGTGGAGACCACATTGGCGCATGCAATAAAGACTGCTGTCGGGGAAGCAGAGAAGACCACCATCAATGATACAGAGATGGAGATAACTATTGGGGACAGCGCTGCTGAAATCATTACAGTGGAGACCAAGCCCAAGAAAGCTGGTGGACCGAAGAAACTGAAGGTGCCAAAGACAAAAATCCCTTGTCTATTAGTGAAGGTTGGAAATAAGAACTGTGGGCCAACACGTGTTGTTGAGAATCTAGAGGTGAAGAGCTCTGCTGTAAACGTGGAGCTGCCGACAGCGATACAAAAGGTGTTTTCCGCAACACCACTACATACAGACAACCCTACAGCGGAGGGTGTGGATGTCGAACACCGAGAAGAGAACTTCATAGAGAACTCAGACAGTGAAATAGAATCCCTTGTTGCCCGCAGAAAGACTTATGTCACCTCTCGCATCACCAAACACAAAAAACCTACCCGAGAATCCCATAAAACAACACAAGATTTTCCAAAAACGTTTGACCCCAGAAAAACTTTTGGAGTGCCTCTCCAATCCAAATCCCATCGAAGTGTCTCACCTGACCCGTTTGAAGATGACTTTTTCAATGACCCTGAAGCTCAGAAGTCTGTATTTAAACTAGCTGGGGCAAACCCATTGGTCATAGATGCCACGGAGAACAAAGTCACTAAAACTAAAGGTCACAAGACTTTTGTGATTTCTAATTTTGTGATTTCTAATGAGCCTACATCTAGAAAGGGCCAGAAGAAATCCAAAGAACGCAGGAAGACTAAAGCACAGCCTGTCATGGTGGACCATGAATTACTCATTGAAACAGAAAAGGATCCATTCCTTCTGCCTCAATCTCTCATTGAAGAGGAGTCTCATTCTCCTGAAGGGTGCACAGCCTATGTAGACATGGATACCACCCTGCATGAATACAGGGAATCACACAGGGCTTCCAGACCTCGGTCCACTACACGGAGCAGTAAGAGACCCACCAAAGTGAAAGGCAGAGGGACGTTTGTGGTCTCGGTGAACAGGGACAGCTCCTCGTTGAACAGTACAATATTAGATGATGCTTGGGCTGAAAAGCTGGCGTGCACTCCGACTACAGGGTATGACTCTGTTGCAGAAGAAGGGAAAGAAACGGTCTGGGAAGAAAGCATAGAGGAGCATCTGACTGGACCTCACCCAGATCACTGTCTAGCTGCTGGGCGCAAGACTACAGACTCTGGGGTTGAAGAAACTCATGCCTCCTCTAAACGTCCATGGCTTGCTACCCAGGAACCTGCAAGGAATTCAGAGGGCCAAGAAAGCTTATGCGTTGAGGAAGAAATGCCCCCATGGGAGATCGGTGACCCCATTTCAGTTGCTGCAAAGCAAAAGCCTAAGAAAGCCAGGAGAGTGGAGATGGCAAAATCAAGAATGAAGAGTGATTCACAGAAGGGTTACTGTCTTGCCCCTGTGAAGGAAAGGAAAAAAAAGACTAAAAGTAGCATCACTAAAGAATTGGCGCCTGGGGTTGCaggtaatattttgtctactctGGATAGCCAGAGTAGTATAGGTGTACGCACTGCAGCACAAAATGCAGAAGTACAGCCTGTGGCGGATCCCAAAGTTTTGCACGTCTTCACACATTCTGCCACCGCTGAGGAGAGCTGTGAAACTCATGAACGTTTGTCTTCACTTGAGGTCCTGAGTCCAGACTTCAAAGTCAGCAGCTTCAAGCCCCGGTCCAACCATGGCCCTAAACCGAGATGTAGAGCCACTTTTGTCATACCCAATCGTTTTAGCGATTCCACCAGAAACGGGAAGAACCACATTGTTCCTGACTCCTTGTCCCAGGATGATGGTGACACAAACAGCCGGACATCTAATGTGTCATTATCAACTGTTGAGACCAACACAGAATTGCCTGACAGTGGTGAGGGAGTACGTCAGAGCCTGAGGGAGCTGCTCATGGACGATAGGCCTCCGTGGGAGTCCTCTGTGGATGTCAGCTGTTCAAATGAGACTGGATTTGACACTCCAGCCTCAAGCCCTGAAAGGGTTGCTTCTTCTGCTCACAAGGTTGCTGTATATAAAGAGTCGGCTGAGGTTATGGCTGAAAGATCTCCAG TAGCAGAAAGAGCCCTGAAGTCACTAACCAACACCAACTGGACGGATGATGAGGACACAGGACGGGCCAGGCGACGGGGAGCTGCCATTAGCTACAAGTTGCCACCCATTAACTG CAAAATGAGACGTGGAGATAAGTTCTCAGACACCAAGTACCTGAGTTCTCCCATTTTTAAAGCGAAGAAGAAGAAAAGACGACAACAGAAGGACACACATAAACCTGACAGTTTGGAGAACATGCATTCAGTTAATTGA
- the LOC110520246 gene encoding uncharacterized protein C2orf80 gives METRRLRRDIEALLGDYIGQKLRENGFDPKGKGSTSMLDDLAHYDLAISVALWWLEKEERHDVMDRDIVGVGSPGYNDQYPNHLEREAMILSSFAGMILNSLPVKDILALYTTKPSAAYPHQHSKSAIVHPFTLSYHPFAMLGSFKAVDHSRKHTQNLKRWLSVQGKRGAAPDGRRALVQSSSSTSNSFLCDSGESLKEQAEHYEVPQ, from the exons ATGGAGACAAGGCGACTGAGAAGAGACATTGAAGCCCTTCT GGGAGATTACATTGGTCAGAAACTGAGAGAGAATGGCTTTGACCCCAAGGGGAAAGGATCCACTAGCATGCTGGATGACCTG GCCCATTATGACTTGGCCATAAGTGTTGCCCTTTGGTGGCTAGAGAAAGAGGAGCGACATGATGTGATGGACAGAGACATTGT TGGAGTGGGCAGCCCAGGTTATAATGACCAGTACCCCAACCACCTGGAGAGAGAAGCCATGATCCTTTCTTCCTTCGCTGGGATGATCCTG AATAGCTTGCCTGTAAAAGACATTCTTGCCCTCTACACCACCAAACCGTCTGCCGCTTATCCCCACCAGCACTCCAAG AGCGCCATTGTTCATCCCTTCACCTTGTCCTATCACCCGTTTGCCATGCTGGGCTCATTCAAGGCCGTGGACCACTCCAGAAAGCAca CCCAGAATTTGAAGCGATGGCTATCTGTGCAGGGTAAACGAGGTGCTGCCCCTGATGGACGGAGGGCCTTGGTGCAGTCCTCCTCATCCACATCTAACTCCTTTCTCTGT
- the si:dkey-57a22.11 gene encoding uncharacterized protein si:dkey-57a22.11 isoform X3, protein MNMSAEGRTILSTMLPGKKPMPSKAAKNNSLTVASKIKTKILNTSSFFKVSLKTNNKALALALVAQRERSRQLEVETVHLRKQVESLNFDLAIRRFKHNQLIIILKDLQRNTLDNLERAVDLFSDENDSPEISEDRSKPPPDKKEENGQMERVAVQIPLIIAEQSRDLVSPSKQTSMSQEVVVNDRGTTSTNPFGTQSRSSESNASKDSINKMEQQVDNTLKSTQKRTSRQSSSLKDEVEKWSKIYSDAGLDPIPAVLPSVVSTTNILQPSGTDKVVHHPNSLKVETTLAHAIKTAVGEAEKTTINDTEMEITIGDSAAEIITVETKPKKAGGPKKLKVPKTKIPCLLVKVGNKNCGPTRVVENLEVKSSAVNVELPTAIQKVFSATPLHTDNPTAEGVDVEHREENFIENSDSEIESLVARRKTYVTSRITKHKKPTRESHKTTQDFPKTFDPRKTFGVPLQSKSHRSVSPDPFEDDFFNDPEAQKSVFKLAGANPLVIDATENKVTKTKGHKTFVISNFVISNEPTSRKGQKKSKERRKTKAQPVMVDHELLIETEKDPFLLPQSLIEEESHSPEGCTAYVDMDTTLHEYRESHRASRPRSTTRSSKRPTKVKGRGTFVVSVNRDSSSLNSTILDDAWAEKLACTPTTGYDSVAEEGKETVWEESIEEHLTGPHPDHCLAAGRKTTDSGVEETHASSKRPWLATQEPARNSEGQESLCVEEEMPPWEIGDPISVAAKQKPKKARRVEMAKSRMKSDSQKGYCLAPVKERKKKTKSSITKELAPGVAGNILSTLDSQSSIGVRTAAQNAEVQPVADPKVLHVFTHSATAEESCETHERLSSLEVLSPDFKVSSFKPRSNHGPKPRCRATFVIPNRFSDSTRNGKNHIVPDSLSQDDGDTNSRTSNVSLSTVETNTELPDSGEGVRQSLRELLMDDRPPWESSVDVSCSNETGFDTPASSPERVASSAHKVAVYKESAEVMAERSPVAERALKSLTNTNWTDDEDTGRARRRGAAISYKLPPINCKMRRGDKFSDTKYLSSPIFKAKKKKRRQQKDTHKPDSLENMHSVN, encoded by the exons ATGAACATGTCAGCTGAGGGAAGGACCATCCTCTCAACTATGTTACCAGGGAAGAAACCTATGCCCTCGAAGGCTGCTAAAAATAACTCCCTAACAGTGGCATCGAAGATAAAGACCAAGATTCTCA ACACATCCTCGTTCTTCAAGGTCTCCCTGAAGACTAACAACAAGGCTCTGGCTCTGGCCTTGGTGGCtcagagggagagaagcagaCAGCTTGAAGTGGAAACTGTGCACCTACGGAAACAAGTGGAGTCTCTGAATTTTGACCTGGCTATTCGCAGATTCAAGCACAACCAACTG ATTATAATCTTGAAAGACCTTCAACGCAACACTTTGGATAACTTGGAAAGGGCTGTGGACCTCTTCTCTGATGAAAAT gattCCCCTGAAATATCTGAAGACCGCAGTAAGCCACCCCCCGATAAAAAAGAGGAAAATGGTCAGATGgagag GGTAGCGGTTCAGATACCTCTTATCATAGCAGAGCAGTCCAGGGATTTGGTGTCCCCTTCAAAACAGACCAGCATGAGCCAAGAGGTTGTAGTAAATGACAGAGGAACCACGTCCACAAATCCTTTTGGGACCCAAAGTAGGTCATCAGAGTCCAATGCCAGTAAAG ACAGCATTAATAAGATGGAGCAACAAGTGGACAATACTTTGAAATCGACCCAAAAGAGAACATCCCGGCAATCCAGTAGCCTAAAAGATGAGGTGGAAAAGTGGTCAAAGATTTATTCTGACGCTGGACTTGACCCTATCCCAGCAGTCTTGCCTTCTGTTGTCTCCACAACTAATATTCTACAGCCCTCTGGTACTGATAAAGTTGTGCACCATCCAAACAGCTTAAAGGTGGAGACCACATTGGCGCATGCAATAAAGACTGCTGTCGGGGAAGCAGAGAAGACCACCATCAATGATACAGAGATGGAGATAACTATTGGGGACAGCGCTGCTGAAATCATTACAGTGGAGACCAAGCCCAAGAAAGCTGGTGGACCGAAGAAACTGAAGGTGCCAAAGACAAAAATCCCTTGTCTATTAGTGAAGGTTGGAAATAAGAACTGTGGGCCAACACGTGTTGTTGAGAATCTAGAGGTGAAGAGCTCTGCTGTAAACGTGGAGCTGCCGACAGCGATACAAAAGGTGTTTTCCGCAACACCACTACATACAGACAACCCTACAGCGGAGGGTGTGGATGTCGAACACCGAGAAGAGAACTTCATAGAGAACTCAGACAGTGAAATAGAATCCCTTGTTGCCCGCAGAAAGACTTATGTCACCTCTCGCATCACCAAACACAAAAAACCTACCCGAGAATCCCATAAAACAACACAAGATTTTCCAAAAACGTTTGACCCCAGAAAAACTTTTGGAGTGCCTCTCCAATCCAAATCCCATCGAAGTGTCTCACCTGACCCGTTTGAAGATGACTTTTTCAATGACCCTGAAGCTCAGAAGTCTGTATTTAAACTAGCTGGGGCAAACCCATTGGTCATAGATGCCACGGAGAACAAAGTCACTAAAACTAAAGGTCACAAGACTTTTGTGATTTCTAATTTTGTGATTTCTAATGAGCCTACATCTAGAAAGGGCCAGAAGAAATCCAAAGAACGCAGGAAGACTAAAGCACAGCCTGTCATGGTGGACCATGAATTACTCATTGAAACAGAAAAGGATCCATTCCTTCTGCCTCAATCTCTCATTGAAGAGGAGTCTCATTCTCCTGAAGGGTGCACAGCCTATGTAGACATGGATACCACCCTGCATGAATACAGGGAATCACACAGGGCTTCCAGACCTCGGTCCACTACACGGAGCAGTAAGAGACCCACCAAAGTGAAAGGCAGAGGGACGTTTGTGGTCTCGGTGAACAGGGACAGCTCCTCGTTGAACAGTACAATATTAGATGATGCTTGGGCTGAAAAGCTGGCGTGCACTCCGACTACAGGGTATGACTCTGTTGCAGAAGAAGGGAAAGAAACGGTCTGGGAAGAAAGCATAGAGGAGCATCTGACTGGACCTCACCCAGATCACTGTCTAGCTGCTGGGCGCAAGACTACAGACTCTGGGGTTGAAGAAACTCATGCCTCCTCTAAACGTCCATGGCTTGCTACCCAGGAACCTGCAAGGAATTCAGAGGGCCAAGAAAGCTTATGCGTTGAGGAAGAAATGCCCCCATGGGAGATCGGTGACCCCATTTCAGTTGCTGCAAAGCAAAAGCCTAAGAAAGCCAGGAGAGTGGAGATGGCAAAATCAAGAATGAAGAGTGATTCACAGAAGGGTTACTGTCTTGCCCCTGTGAAGGAAAGGAAAAAAAAGACTAAAAGTAGCATCACTAAAGAATTGGCGCCTGGGGTTGCaggtaatattttgtctactctGGATAGCCAGAGTAGTATAGGTGTACGCACTGCAGCACAAAATGCAGAAGTACAGCCTGTGGCGGATCCCAAAGTTTTGCACGTCTTCACACATTCTGCCACCGCTGAGGAGAGCTGTGAAACTCATGAACGTTTGTCTTCACTTGAGGTCCTGAGTCCAGACTTCAAAGTCAGCAGCTTCAAGCCCCGGTCCAACCATGGCCCTAAACCGAGATGTAGAGCCACTTTTGTCATACCCAATCGTTTTAGCGATTCCACCAGAAACGGGAAGAACCACATTGTTCCTGACTCCTTGTCCCAGGATGATGGTGACACAAACAGCCGGACATCTAATGTGTCATTATCAACTGTTGAGACCAACACAGAATTGCCTGACAGTGGTGAGGGAGTACGTCAGAGCCTGAGGGAGCTGCTCATGGACGATAGGCCTCCGTGGGAGTCCTCTGTGGATGTCAGCTGTTCAAATGAGACTGGATTTGACACTCCAGCCTCAAGCCCTGAAAGGGTTGCTTCTTCTGCTCACAAGGTTGCTGTATATAAAGAGTCGGCTGAGGTTATGGCTGAAAGATCTCCAG TAGCAGAAAGAGCCCTGAAGTCACTAACCAACACCAACTGGACGGATGATGAGGACACAGGACGGGCCAGGCGACGGGGAGCTGCCATTAGCTACAAGTTGCCACCCATTAACTG CAAAATGAGACGTGGAGATAAGTTCTCAGACACCAAGTACCTGAGTTCTCCCATTTTTAAAGCGAAGAAGAAGAAAAGACGACAACAGAAGGACACACATAAACCTGACAGTTTGGAGAACATGCATTCAGTTAATTGA
- the si:dkey-57a22.11 gene encoding uncharacterized protein si:dkey-57a22.11 isoform X2, which yields MNMSAEGRTILSTMLPGKKPMPSKAAKNNSLTVASKIKTKILNTSSFFKVSLKTNNKALALALVAQRERSRQLEVETVHLRKQVESLNFDLAIRRFKHNQLIIILKDLQRNTLDNLERAVDLFSDENGRDVGESHFEWESHHYHGNGSRPLKGQLKVFVSQDSPEISEDRSKPPPDKKEENGQMERVAVQIPLIIAEQSRDLVSPSKQTSMSQEVVVNDRGTTSTNPFGTQSRSSESNASKDSINKMEQQVDNTLKSTQKRTSRQSSSLKDEVEKWSKIYSDAGLDPIPAVLPSVVSTTNILQPSGTDKVVHHPNSLKVETTLAHAIKTAVGEAEKTTINDTEMEITIGDSAAEIITVETKPKKAGGPKKLKVPKTKIPCLLVKVGNKNCGPTRVVENLEVKSSAVNVELPTAIQKVFSATPLHTDNPTAEGVDVEHREENFIENSDSEIESLVARRKTYVTSRITKHKKPTRESHKTTQDFPKTFDPRKTFGVPLQSKSHRSVSPDPFEDDFFNDPEAQKSVFKLAGANPLVIDATENKVTKTKGHKTFVISNFVISNEPTSRKGQKKSKERRKTKAQPVMVDHELLIETEKDPFLLPQSLIEEESHSPEGCTAYVDMDTTLHEYRESHRASRPRSTTRSSKRPTKVKGRGTFVVSVNRDSSSLNSTILDDAWAEKLACTPTTGYDSVAEEGKETVWEESIEEHLTGPHPDHCLAAGRKTTDSGVEETHASSKRPWLATQEPARNSEGQESLCVEEEMPPWEIGDPISVAAKQKPKKARRVEMAKSRMKSDSQKGYCLAPVKERKKKTKSSITKELAPGVAGNILSTLDSQSSIGVRTAAQNAEVQPVADPKVLHVFTHSATAEESCETHERLSSLEVLSPDFKVSSFKPRSNHGPKPRCRATFVIPNRFSDSTRNGKNHIVPDSLSQDDGDTNSRTSNVSLSTVETNTELPDSGEGVRQSLRELLMDDRPPWESSVDVSCSNETGFDTPASSPERVASSAHKVAVYKESAEVMAERSPAERALKSLTNTNWTDDEDTGRARRRGAAISYKLPPINCKMRRGDKFSDTKYLSSPIFKAKKKKRRQQKDTHKPDSLENMHSVN from the exons ATGAACATGTCAGCTGAGGGAAGGACCATCCTCTCAACTATGTTACCAGGGAAGAAACCTATGCCCTCGAAGGCTGCTAAAAATAACTCCCTAACAGTGGCATCGAAGATAAAGACCAAGATTCTCA ACACATCCTCGTTCTTCAAGGTCTCCCTGAAGACTAACAACAAGGCTCTGGCTCTGGCCTTGGTGGCtcagagggagagaagcagaCAGCTTGAAGTGGAAACTGTGCACCTACGGAAACAAGTGGAGTCTCTGAATTTTGACCTGGCTATTCGCAGATTCAAGCACAACCAACTG ATTATAATCTTGAAAGACCTTCAACGCAACACTTTGGATAACTTGGAAAGGGCTGTGGACCTCTTCTCTGATGAAAAT GGAAGGGACGTTGGAGAATCTCATTTTGAATGGGAGTCCCACCATTACCACGGTAACGGCTCCCGCCCCTTAAAGGGGCAGCTGAAGGTTTTTGTCTCACAA gattCCCCTGAAATATCTGAAGACCGCAGTAAGCCACCCCCCGATAAAAAAGAGGAAAATGGTCAGATGgagag GGTAGCGGTTCAGATACCTCTTATCATAGCAGAGCAGTCCAGGGATTTGGTGTCCCCTTCAAAACAGACCAGCATGAGCCAAGAGGTTGTAGTAAATGACAGAGGAACCACGTCCACAAATCCTTTTGGGACCCAAAGTAGGTCATCAGAGTCCAATGCCAGTAAAG ACAGCATTAATAAGATGGAGCAACAAGTGGACAATACTTTGAAATCGACCCAAAAGAGAACATCCCGGCAATCCAGTAGCCTAAAAGATGAGGTGGAAAAGTGGTCAAAGATTTATTCTGACGCTGGACTTGACCCTATCCCAGCAGTCTTGCCTTCTGTTGTCTCCACAACTAATATTCTACAGCCCTCTGGTACTGATAAAGTTGTGCACCATCCAAACAGCTTAAAGGTGGAGACCACATTGGCGCATGCAATAAAGACTGCTGTCGGGGAAGCAGAGAAGACCACCATCAATGATACAGAGATGGAGATAACTATTGGGGACAGCGCTGCTGAAATCATTACAGTGGAGACCAAGCCCAAGAAAGCTGGTGGACCGAAGAAACTGAAGGTGCCAAAGACAAAAATCCCTTGTCTATTAGTGAAGGTTGGAAATAAGAACTGTGGGCCAACACGTGTTGTTGAGAATCTAGAGGTGAAGAGCTCTGCTGTAAACGTGGAGCTGCCGACAGCGATACAAAAGGTGTTTTCCGCAACACCACTACATACAGACAACCCTACAGCGGAGGGTGTGGATGTCGAACACCGAGAAGAGAACTTCATAGAGAACTCAGACAGTGAAATAGAATCCCTTGTTGCCCGCAGAAAGACTTATGTCACCTCTCGCATCACCAAACACAAAAAACCTACCCGAGAATCCCATAAAACAACACAAGATTTTCCAAAAACGTTTGACCCCAGAAAAACTTTTGGAGTGCCTCTCCAATCCAAATCCCATCGAAGTGTCTCACCTGACCCGTTTGAAGATGACTTTTTCAATGACCCTGAAGCTCAGAAGTCTGTATTTAAACTAGCTGGGGCAAACCCATTGGTCATAGATGCCACGGAGAACAAAGTCACTAAAACTAAAGGTCACAAGACTTTTGTGATTTCTAATTTTGTGATTTCTAATGAGCCTACATCTAGAAAGGGCCAGAAGAAATCCAAAGAACGCAGGAAGACTAAAGCACAGCCTGTCATGGTGGACCATGAATTACTCATTGAAACAGAAAAGGATCCATTCCTTCTGCCTCAATCTCTCATTGAAGAGGAGTCTCATTCTCCTGAAGGGTGCACAGCCTATGTAGACATGGATACCACCCTGCATGAATACAGGGAATCACACAGGGCTTCCAGACCTCGGTCCACTACACGGAGCAGTAAGAGACCCACCAAAGTGAAAGGCAGAGGGACGTTTGTGGTCTCGGTGAACAGGGACAGCTCCTCGTTGAACAGTACAATATTAGATGATGCTTGGGCTGAAAAGCTGGCGTGCACTCCGACTACAGGGTATGACTCTGTTGCAGAAGAAGGGAAAGAAACGGTCTGGGAAGAAAGCATAGAGGAGCATCTGACTGGACCTCACCCAGATCACTGTCTAGCTGCTGGGCGCAAGACTACAGACTCTGGGGTTGAAGAAACTCATGCCTCCTCTAAACGTCCATGGCTTGCTACCCAGGAACCTGCAAGGAATTCAGAGGGCCAAGAAAGCTTATGCGTTGAGGAAGAAATGCCCCCATGGGAGATCGGTGACCCCATTTCAGTTGCTGCAAAGCAAAAGCCTAAGAAAGCCAGGAGAGTGGAGATGGCAAAATCAAGAATGAAGAGTGATTCACAGAAGGGTTACTGTCTTGCCCCTGTGAAGGAAAGGAAAAAAAAGACTAAAAGTAGCATCACTAAAGAATTGGCGCCTGGGGTTGCaggtaatattttgtctactctGGATAGCCAGAGTAGTATAGGTGTACGCACTGCAGCACAAAATGCAGAAGTACAGCCTGTGGCGGATCCCAAAGTTTTGCACGTCTTCACACATTCTGCCACCGCTGAGGAGAGCTGTGAAACTCATGAACGTTTGTCTTCACTTGAGGTCCTGAGTCCAGACTTCAAAGTCAGCAGCTTCAAGCCCCGGTCCAACCATGGCCCTAAACCGAGATGTAGAGCCACTTTTGTCATACCCAATCGTTTTAGCGATTCCACCAGAAACGGGAAGAACCACATTGTTCCTGACTCCTTGTCCCAGGATGATGGTGACACAAACAGCCGGACATCTAATGTGTCATTATCAACTGTTGAGACCAACACAGAATTGCCTGACAGTGGTGAGGGAGTACGTCAGAGCCTGAGGGAGCTGCTCATGGACGATAGGCCTCCGTGGGAGTCCTCTGTGGATGTCAGCTGTTCAAATGAGACTGGATTTGACACTCCAGCCTCAAGCCCTGAAAGGGTTGCTTCTTCTGCTCACAAGGTTGCTGTATATAAAGAGTCGGCTGAGGTTATGGCTGAAAGATCTCCAG CAGAAAGAGCCCTGAAGTCACTAACCAACACCAACTGGACGGATGATGAGGACACAGGACGGGCCAGGCGACGGGGAGCTGCCATTAGCTACAAGTTGCCACCCATTAACTG CAAAATGAGACGTGGAGATAAGTTCTCAGACACCAAGTACCTGAGTTCTCCCATTTTTAAAGCGAAGAAGAAGAAAAGACGACAACAGAAGGACACACATAAACCTGACAGTTTGGAGAACATGCATTCAGTTAATTGA